A genomic segment from Triplophysa dalaica isolate WHDGS20190420 chromosome 22, ASM1584641v1, whole genome shotgun sequence encodes:
- the LOC130411276 gene encoding uncharacterized protein LOC130411276 isoform X2: protein MHSPIFIDYMHSPICTGYMDSTIFIDYMHSPICTGYMDSTIFIDYMHSPICTGYMDSTIFIDYMHSTICIDSMDSPICIDSMDSPICIDSMDSPICIDSMYALACVSIGSVHIHTCYASVQTHTFTAFIYCLKEKKRVHAHTVQPIY, encoded by the coding sequence atgcacagccccatcttCATCGActacatgcacagccccatctgcACCGGCTACATGGACAGCACCATCTTCATCGActacatgcacagccccatctgcACCGGCTACATGGACAGCACCATCTTCATCGActacatgcacagccccatctgcACCGGCTACATGGACAGCACCATCTTCATCGACTACATGCACAGCACCATCTGCATCGACTCCATGGACAGCCCCATCTGCATCGACTCCATGGACAGCCCCATCTGCATCGACTCCATGGACAGCCCCATCTGCATCGACTCTATGTATGCCCTTGCCTGCGTCAGCATCGGCTCCGTGCACATCCACACCTGCTACGCCTCTGTGCAAACCCACACCTTTACCGCATTCATTTACTgccttaaagaaaaaaaaagagtacATGCCCACACTGTTCAGCCGATATACTGA
- the LOC130411276 gene encoding uncharacterized protein LOC130411276 isoform X1, with the protein MQMPFGLQNRGPLSLPYLQQNCSEKKCNDGSPAEVLNIKCRTSTSFILPICIGSMHIPICIGSMHSLIYTGSMHSPIYTRSMHSPIYTGYMHSPIYTGSMHSPICTGSMHSTICIATCTAPSSSTTCTAPSAPATWTAPSSSTTCTAPSAPATWTAPSSSTTCTAPSAPATWTAPSSSTTCTAPSASTPWTAPSASTPWTAPSASTPWTAPSASTLCMPLPASASAPCTSTPATPLCKPTPLPHSFTALKKKKEYMPTLFSRYTEEELEHAHSKETH; encoded by the coding sequence ATGCAAATGCCATTTGGCCTGCAGAACAGAGGCCCATTATCATTGCCCTACTTGCAGCAAAACTGTTCTGAGAAGAAATGCAATGACGGCTCACCTGCAGAAGTGCTAAACATCAAATGTAGAACATCAACTTCCTTCATCCTCCCCATTTGCATCGGCTCAATGCACATTCCAATCTGCATCGGCTCCATGCACAGCCTCATCTACACCGGCTCtatgcacagccccatctacaCCCGCtccatgcacagccccatctacaCTGGctacatgcacagccccatctacaCCGGCtccatgcacagccccatctgcACCGGCTCCATGCACAGCACCATCTGCATCGctacatgcacagccccatcttCATCGActacatgcacagccccatctgcACCGGCTACATGGACAGCACCATCTTCATCGActacatgcacagccccatctgcACCGGCTACATGGACAGCACCATCTTCATCGActacatgcacagccccatctgcACCGGCTACATGGACAGCACCATCTTCATCGACTACATGCACAGCACCATCTGCATCGACTCCATGGACAGCCCCATCTGCATCGACTCCATGGACAGCCCCATCTGCATCGACTCCATGGACAGCCCCATCTGCATCGACTCTATGTATGCCCTTGCCTGCGTCAGCATCGGCTCCGTGCACATCCACACCTGCTACGCCTCTGTGCAAACCCACACCTTTACCGCATTCATTTACTgccttaaagaaaaaaaaagagtacATGCCCACACTGTTCAGCCGATATACTGAAGAAGAACTTGAACATGCACATTCAAAGGAGACACACTGA